The following nucleotide sequence is from Mytilus edulis chromosome 13, xbMytEdul2.2, whole genome shotgun sequence.
ccaacaacagtattttagaataaatgtgtttagttccgatgcaaagaccttatcagtgactcaatattaacgccaaaatatgcaatctttaatgacttgacaacagtatcgtaattatatcccttcttaataagtctcttcaaaggttttgtaagtttctgaggtgaatactgacacctttgtgctttataaagattaatattaccataaaaaaattggatgtgaaatacctgaacgtattagaagtctgcatgttgagctatatttacgaatgatgtctttataccgatgataaaatttagtaaatgttttgactagtttgtgatatcgaaaaccctggtgtaataatttttcagtaatacataaatttctctcgttaaaatcgaaaacattgttacatacacgagcgaatcgtacaagttgagatatataaacaccgtaagatggtgacaagggaacgtcaccatctaaaaacggataattaacgataggaaatgaaaaatcatcccttttatcataaattttagtattcagctttccattagtgatatagatatcaagatcaagaaaagggcagtggtcattgttagtattagctttatttaaagtgagttcaacaggataaatttcattaatatacatactgaagtcgtcattattgagagccaaaatatcatccaaatatctaaaagtattattaaatttgtttatcagatgttgtttcgatgggtctttgcttatttttgtcataaattgtaactcataacaatacaaaaacaggtccgcaataagtggtgcacagttagtccccattgtaattccgataatctgacgatatacggaatctccaaagcgaacaaaaatgttatctagtaaaaattcaagggcatatatagtatcaaagcatgtccaattaacatagtttttttgtttattgctactaaaaaatgacctaaaagagtttgaacatatatattcacattctgattttttgaatgcccatttaattaggtgtgtgaattttttcttaatgagaatgtgaggcaatgtggtatacagggtagaaaaatcaaaactttgaacagattcaaaatcaccaatataagcatgcaatttatcaagcacttccaacgagttcttgacactccaaaagtaatttattccactattttcgaaggccttatttgaacaatttattatcaggtttttaattgtaccaagtgtgctggtaagaagaatagacaatttagtagtttaGTTTAGTAAACATTATTTAGTTCACATTACATTTGGTTCGTCAGAAGCGCTTGTCTGGATAAAAAACTCCAAAATTCAAGTAGATAGTATATGCCAAACTGAGTACAAGTAAACATTCCTGCTATTTGAGTACTTCaatatgttttaaatgtaaaacatgtataGATAGTTGTGACTAGCAGTCGCTACTTCGCAACattcttgaaaaaataaaacgtaaattctaaatatttatcaaaatgacaATTTAGTATAGTCCTAACCTTGTAAaatcaataacatgatatatccgATATCCATCATCATGTCCGTTCGAGAACAAAAACTTAGTTcaatatgtgtacatgtatataaccgAAGAAATAAGAGCCTGTATAACATGTTTTTTGGTATATAATTggaagaaatatatatttaacacgaAATATGGGCCCGGGGAAATTATTACATTTTGTAAGTCTTGCAGTATTTGTTGTACAAGTCTATCCATGTTGTTTGCCAGAAAAACTGGAAGGAAAGATGGTGATGTCAATTAGTTTGAAAAATAATGGAGACCCGTTCACCATCACGGTTAGTCTTGATTTCACATTTAAGTGGTATTTTAGCTATATACTAGTCATCAAGGAAACGATACAacacttttatcaaaaataacattttgccGTTTGGtagaaaacaataacaaatagATACAATTGTATTTTGTAAACGTTCTACGTGACAcagtaacaaataaaataatatgtaagACATTTCCTGGATCAAATACGGACGGATCACAGTTATTATTCCAGATTTCAGTTTTCGATATTTAATAACGAGTATGACCACCTCTTTCAGCTACCACAACTTTACACCTACTGCGCATAGATCCAATCAAAGTCATAATGTTGGCTTGTGTATATTGTTCTACTCCTGTTTAAGAGCTAATTTTAAACCTTATAAGTGTTTCCGATTGATTTTGTCTTTCTCGAACACGTCTGCCAAGTTGGTCCCTTTAAAGAAAGATCCGGTAATAATACTGGACACAGGAGAACGCGAATATGGTTTTGTCTAAGAGAGTCCATACAAATCCTGACCACTTGACATATAGCGTTATTCTGTTGGAAAACATGGTTGAAACAGCGTTGTCAAAAAGATGGCAGAACAATAGGGCCAATAATTGCATCTCTATATCTCAAAGCGTTCAAGTTACCATCAACGATTTTTATCTGTGTGCATACGTTGTGACATATTCCACCCCATACTATCACATTTCCGCCTCCGAATCGATCCGTTTCCATGACACAAGGGTCTGAAAAACGTTCACTTTACCTACGGTAAACTGTCATGCGTTCATCACCAAAACGCAGACCAAATCGGGACTCATCTGTAAACAGGATATGCTGCCAGGTGTATTACCTCAAACGTCGTCTTGCACTAGCCCATCCAAGTCTTGCAGCCTTATGACGCTGTTTGAAGAGTGGTCCCTTCGGAATACGTCTTGGACGCATTCCATGAGCTTTGAGTCTTCGACGAAATGTCTGACCCGAAATTCTGTTGTTGTTCAGGTATTCCTCGGGCCGTATTTTTCGAATTCAATGTTTTGTTGATCAAGTATAAAAGGCATACCTCGCGGTTTTGACGTTGCGACGTGTCGTGGGGTCTGCCGCTATGTGGTCTTTCATTGTATGAGCCAGTTTGCAAGTATAAGGTAGAAACACAATGTACtctagtaaaaaaaattaaactaggAATTTAATTGAGATGATGCTTATTGTCTGGGAAAATCTTAGCAAAATATTATACTTTTCCGGCCACTTTCTTTTGGGATATATTAAAGACAATAATGAACATAATTCCAGGCAATATATGATAAGTGGGCAATGGATACTACTATAGCAAAGAGCTACCTTTCGGGAACACTCTACGTCCAGGGGCAAGCAATTCACCAAAAGGTTTTTCAGGATTACAGTCAGGTAATAAGTCAGTGTGACATTTGCATTTTTCTATTCAATGTATTTAAGACATTTctccgtttcagaatctaatgcattttgggtaatatttccaaaagcgtataccaaaacgttgtgattggtatAACATGTTCTAAACAATAATTAATAGAAATTTAACCAATAatgtaacgttattttcattgtGGTGTACGAACAATAGGATTACCCATAGTCCCTTAGATTCCTAAAAGGCGAATTGAAGAATATCTAAAATCATTCAAACACACTGAAAGATAGAGACAACTGAAGTTAACCGATATTAAAATTTCGTAAACCAATTTGGTATGTTCATATAAAATCAACAATCTTAATATATAATCGCACGAACTCCATGGTTTCTCTGCAGGGAAAGCGTTTGCATAGTAGTTTAGTTTATATTACAGAAAAAAGAACCCGGTATACAAAGTGTTTACAATTAATTGAAACGACTACGATAAACAAATAGTACATGATGCATGGCTGAAAGGTACATGTCAAAGATACAAACAGTAATAGACGTGAGATTTGTTTTGTGCTTAGTTTCCCCGACTGGGAtagatacaaaataaatatatatgaattttgGTTTGCGCTAAGGGTCTCTTAGAAAGAGAACAGCAAttataatgcaattattttgtatcaatggttctgattggatgacagctACGCGTCGCCATGTGAACTCAATGTGCGACAGGCAAACTATCAATGGACGTCCACAAAGCTTTATAtgcaatacagttatctcttaattacTCATTTGAATCATTGCATTTGGTATTTTTGTCGTGAACCAATCTCATTTCAGGGAATACAATTTGAGCTTGCAATGGGAAATTGCACTGTTAAACCACTGCCATTTTCTTTTACATCAATAGGAAGAAAGTTGTGCCTACCACGTAAGCATACTACGTATAAAGTTACATACTTTGGCCTAATCTAttgattttttctttattattgaTGCATGATTTAATTACTCATCAAATCCCTTTTTAAATTCCATATGTTTGCTAGATTATATGAAATTAATAGATATGATAACTATACGTGGTCGAAATTTGTTAGATCAATAAGTACTAAGCCAAGAAATGTGGAACATTTAAGTCAAGATCGAGCATTTCTAGTTCATATCGAACAGAGTGCAATTAAAATTTAAGTTTTGAGACAATGTATGATTTGTTTTTCGAATCATGCAACTCTTGAAGAATTTTCCACATGAACcatttacaatattaatataagTACCTCCTCAAGTATGTCAAGTATGTTTTCATCCACGGCAATCCAATGAGGTGTAAATAGCTACTTGTCTCGAGTAGGGTTCGAACTATTATCAATCTCAAAATTATGACATCCCCCTTTTGACTAACAAAGGGTCATTTAAACATCTACGCTGTAGATGAGAACAAGTTATGCCATGAACCTAAGGAAGGGACGAATAGAGAAACGTTGGATGATAATCATATACTTGACCATCAactaatttaaaaatcaaatgcgCCCTGATGAGTAAGCAGTTCCTTTTGTATAAGTAGTACCCACAGATGTTTTTTTCTGTCTTGAAGAACTTTGTTTACTTTATCTTCATGCAATCCTTGAATACAAAACGATTATACAGTTTTCctttaattatttaataataattttattttcgaaaatcaggttatttttattttcagcttCCTCAAAACTGATGACGAGCTATTATGGTTCAGCATCAGAAACACTTGATTTTGACATGTATCTGATTCCAATTCATGGAGGCCAAATGACCATGTCATTGACGCCAAAGGGATGCGCGCCAATATCCGAAAGTATCTCGACAGAAGAAGGTGTCTTTAATTTTGGTTTCATGGGGCTGACCAGCGGCATTACAGACCCATCCGTTTTCGAAATGCCCCAGTCCTGTAAGAATCTCCAGGGAACGGTAAGAAAGAGAGTAAGTATTACAACATCATTCTATATAGCTAGAttggtttaaattaa
It contains:
- the LOC139502050 gene encoding uncharacterized protein, with amino-acid sequence MGPGKLLHFVSLAVFVVQVYPCCLPEKLEGKMVMSISLKNNGDPFTITAIYDKWAMDTTIAKSYLSGTLYVQGQAIHQKVFQDYSQGIQFELAMGNCTVKPLPFSFTSIGRKLCLPPSSKLMTSYYGSASETLDFDMYLIPIHGGQMTMSLTPKGCAPISESISTEEGVFNFGFMGLTSGITDPSVFEMPQSCKNLQGTVRKRDVGQSPFIPSI